The sequence aaaaaatttaattacagtctaaaaattaccaattgatttactgcagatcaggtttctcaataacagcaaagttacagaaatggtataaattgcagtgtatggatgatgcataagtgtccactgtgttggctgatacggaactaaaacaacaaaactgatgAATATACGAgaggctttgaataactgtccactgtagtgaccactatgcatgaaagggttaatatttttacAAACTTAATGAACTCAGAATGTGAACTACTTCAACATTAGACTTAATCTgaatgcagttttatttatttgaaaattatgattaaaaacaatacatttgtatttttaactgtgttactataattattatcatttatcattattactgttttatattattattattactgttttactCTGTTTACAGAACTGTAGAGGGTACCAACTTCAtttaaaattacaacaaaaataaaacttcCTTATCCTTATATCattgattaaaaaatattaaatagctAAAGGTAAATTTAGCCCATCAGATCTAGTTCACGAGACTTGACATTATCTCATCATcatcaaataaaaacaatcttaaagtagaataaaaactcatgcgtgtttttttgttcaatttgaatTCACAAATAAGCACTGAGtcgacaaaattaacaaaataatataaatcaCCATAATTATCCCTCTGAAATCAGAAAATGACTCCCATACTACTGGACTATTTTGTTTAAATTAGTTAACCTGCTGCAATTTAAGAGGAAACTTCCCAATACTGATCCTAGTATTCTAATAAAAGAGTCATTCACTTTGCTACTGCTACAACCTGACTGAATATGTGTATTTATAATTATAAcaatgaattttattttattttgagctaCATGACTACGGATTTTCTTGAGGGGAATTATGTGATaggtgtatagatagatagatagatagatagatagatagatagatagatagatagatagatagatagatagatgatagatagatagatagatagatagatagatagagatagatagatagatagatagatagatagatagatagatagatagatagatagatagatagatagatagatcacagTTAAAGTAGCACCATAAAACAAACAAGTACAACAAAGACAggtagacaaaaaaaacacaagttatgCTGTTTTCTCTGACATgtcagtgtgttttgtgtttttatgaaatGCTATATTTTCACCTTTTATTGCTGTATTTTCTGAAACACACGTTTCTTCTTAAGTGTTGTGTATCCAAAATATTGTTTCCTCTGAAatatcagcatttattttttttttcaaacgtcACCGTGTTGTGTTTTCTGAAGTGTTATGTATTCTGGAAAATATTGTTGTACTTCCATTTTTTCAAGTGCTgtgctttatttaaccctttacagttcactcatagaaatagtctgaaattccaaatttaaaCCTTAGTGTGGTATTGGAGAACAtaaaagattttattacttttgtgaatttttctttttttttatgtagaaaatcaaggtctatgaagttaccatatttggttccttacctgtaagatagatagatagatagatagatagatagatagatagatagatagatagataacaaatACCAAGAcagttttgatgttttttattactaatagaaaaaacaaaatctttacaaatttacagtaaaaaaacaacaaatataaaaacacatctgAAACCCCATTTACACCCACATtaactgaacagactgaacagtgtcatgtctggggggggggggggggggggtcacttgtCAGGGCTGAGTCGTGCGTACAGACCAGTGGTGCACAGTGAGTCCTTGTTCTGGAGGTAGGACAGGTCCCGGATCACACCAGGGAAGGGGTAGGAGTCCAGGGGGGCCGCAGAGGAAACACCGGCATCAGTCCGGAGCTCATGTACGGGGACATCAGACCTGCCATCCCGGCGTTGGCAGAGGAGTACGCCAGCCTTAGGGGCCCCACACCCAGGCGAGGGCTGAGGCCGTACAGGCTGTCCCCCCCGGCCGGGCTGGGGGACATATGGACCGCCGAGAACGCAGATTTGCTCCCCACAGATCCCACAGGAGGCCTCGGAGACAAACCACTGGAGTCCAGCTGGTTCTCTTTGGAGCTCAGGACCAGCTCGATGGATTTGACAATGTCCCCTTTGCACGTCCTCACCATAGACTCCAGGGTGTCCCGGTTCTGGTGGGGGAAGATCCTGGCCAATGATGTCAGTGGGGTCTCGGGGGTCCCGGCTCGAGTAGCTTATCGGCTTTTCCGACTCGCTCCCGGACTCTGGATCCGAGGAGGAAAGCGACCTCTGCGGGCTCTCTGTGTGATCCGAACCCTGGTCGAACATCGGGGACGGACTGATGCTGTCGTCGGTGAAAGACGCTGCGTTGTCTTTGTTTGGAGACAAGTCCTTTTCAGATGGAGATGGAAGACGGGTGACATGAGGAGCAAAGAGGGGTCGACCCATGAATCCGTTGTAAAAGTTGAATTTGCTCAGTTTATCGTCTGAAAAAATGGcaaacaggtgtttttttttttttttttttagcacaatctggcatatttacagctgcaattgttgtagatgttcattaacatgTACTATCCCTaagaaataaatacagaaataaaattacatttaaaaaattgaGAGACTGTGCCCCTTTCTTTGTGCGTAAAAGCTGTGCGTAAAAGGCTAGAAAGTGTGCCATCAGAAATAACAAGTCCTAATCTGTTTGTTACAACTCAAACTTCATcagctgctacaatctggcatatttacagctgcaattgttgtagatgttcattaatgtgcactgtccctaataatacataaataaatgaaataaaatgaaaaaaaagagagagactgtgCCTTTTTCTTTGTGCGTAAAAGGCTAGAAAGTGTGCCATCAGAAATAACACGTCCTAATCTGTTTGTTACAACTCAAACTTCATCaactgctacaatctggcatatttacagctgcaattgttgtagatgttcattaacatgCACTGttcctaataaataaattatattaaatttaaaaatttagAGACTGCGCCAATGTCTTTGTGCGTAAAAGCTGTGCGTAAAAGGCTAGAAAGTGTGCCATCTGAAATAACAAGTCCTAATCTGTTTGTTACAACTCAGACTTAATCAACTGCTacagtctggcatatttacagctgcaattgttgcggatgctcattaatatgcactgtctctaataaacaaataataataataaaataaaataaatttagagACTGTGCCCATTTCTTCGTGCGTAAAAGCTGTGCGTAAAAGGCTAGAAACTGTGCCATCAGAAGTAACAAGTCCTAATCTGTTTGTTACTACTCAAATTTCGCCAAACAATACTTATATGTTAATAATTACGCAACTaacatttaattaattattaaaaagttttaaacaaaacagaaacatgttCAGGCTCACGGTCCTTTCGTGCGTAAAAGTTAGAAACTGTGCCATCAGAAGTAACAAGTCCTAATCTGTTTGTTACAACTCAAACTTCATTAAACAACACTTATATGTGAATAATTACgcaaataatatttaattaatACGTAAAAACCtctaaacaaaacagaaacatgcTCCAGCTCACCGTCTTTTGGGTTTTCCGCTCCAAAAACGTCAAAACCCCGGCGCTGTGTTGCTAGCGGCTCCGGCAACTCCGGGGCCCACGGGTGACCCCTGAGGAACCCCTGTGTCCGGGTAGAGGAGGCGCAGCTCCCGGGCCTCGCTCTCCTCCTGCGCCTGTTGCCTGCGCAGAGCCACCTGCGCCGCCATGACGCGCTGCCTCTCCGCTATCAGGGTGCACTTTGCGCACACGCAGTCTCTCCAGCGGCAGAAACGCTTGTGACCTTTGAGCGCCGACACCACGCCGTGGTTCCTGCATCGTGCGCACTTCGGGGTCCGCGGGTAGCCCCTCTCCATGGTGGGGTTGCACGCCCGGAGGAACAGAGGCGGAGGGCGCAGGAGAGACGCGGGAACCTGCAGTGCGCCGACCGGCTGCGCGCCCAGGCCCAGCGGTCTGATCCGGTCCATGGCCCCAGGAGCTGCAGACTCAGCCTCAGGCACTGGGTGAAGATGCTGTTGGAGTGGTTCGGCCTTTCTTGAGCTGCTGCGTCTGTGTAAAGTGCCGCCGGCCTCTGAATGTGCGCCTTAAGTGTCCCCTCTCCAGGTGGTTTGACATGAAACACAACACCCGGGCACACCCCTTTCCGCTCCAGCCTCTAATACCCATCATGTTTGTTTGCATCCCGGATGAGCTGCACTCTAATCTGATGCAATGGAGCCAAATACAGCTGcacttttggaaaaaaaaaaaaaaaagttggagccATGAACTCTTATTTTGTTCCAAACTTTTGATGAAAAAGCtgcttttgttcacttttttctgcCATCACACTGAAGAACAATTAAACCTGCAATAGAACAAGAATGCATATACCTCAGCCTGTTCACTGCTCTTCTTTCTCCTTGCACATTTTTTTCCATTGCACATTTTCTAATTGCACTATTCAACTTAAATGTTTATACACTTTTCTGTACaaaggctttttactttatttaacctcctaagacccagctatgggttttctgtccacatttgtggacaagagtttcacaactttatacaaaaaaagaaaaagaaagaaaaagaaaagaaatctgtccaccacaaaggacattccataaaaatttgtaaactgcatctgaaaaaaatgttgcatcatgatgtttccaacataggcacttatttaataaaaaaacaaaaaagcatgtacttggctgacatttcctgggtcttaggaggttaaactctGTTTTAGTTGTCTTTTTTTAGTGCTTGTTTACTAACTTGTACAGTGAGagcatacagtcatggaaaaaattattagaccaacaaaagtcatgaaaaacaatggttatgcaatccagtcctacctcctgtgtgtatcatgtgactaaaacagacagaaaagaaaacatggaatgcctaaaagcactgtttttgtcagtacaataccacagatactgatgtaagaactgaagtgattttggttattatcaagaaaacatggaaaacagatagatatcagctctgaaattaaactattatgagctgtttttgttgttatcattatatttgtccaaactaatgtacctttggctgtaccaggcattaaaaatgagcaagaaattagTAAAATTCCTTGTATTCTTTGGAGATCCTTGGTGAATAAAGGCGATCCTGATTCTGAATATACTGAGCTTCAACGAACATCAGTTAAATATGGGAAATAAATTTGCCTATATGCACTACtgagaggtgatttctcacagactgcaagggaagcccagcttcccctaaaattatgaaaattaaatggttaaatatgttcggttgtgttgacatttcattgactccaaatgtgttagaacacgttcatctcacagacgagtttgttcagaatcagctttatcacaaatcatcagactccatgttgttcacttctcatacgttcctgtgcgctgttttctcattcgatctctgctcagtgcatttgttccgtagacgctcagcgtccatgcacttcaatgggactgagtgaacagctttttttcattgactctaaactggacggtaattggataaatgccacgatcttgtcctgcccccggacgctcggcaatctctgaaggtgaatggagctgtgggcggagctcggccgggctggacgccgggcttccgcgtgctgattggaggatcagcccaaaggctgaatcctgtttgattgacagctattttcaggatctcctccttcactgacacagttcagtttaataccgtcgcacattctgctgtgaaatcagagagaaaccactatgaaatgacttgttcatttcttgcactgtaaataaaacacactcattgtacttccttgtttcaatttaacataatttcagtgttttcttgtttagttggtacgataagggtcactgaccattttctgaaaaaggaacggaggggacgaatttattttaaataacttgattttttttttttttttttttttttttgatgtaagccagaCAATGatcttcccctctctgaaagacgagcagccgccactggcacTATTGTCCTCATATATGCAGCGTTATTGTTTTTTAAGCACTTATATTTTTCCATCTGCTGTTAAGGTGTCAAACTATTGTTGCAGTGTTtgtaaaaatgtttatttgtatcatttttttgtatatgttttttGCTGTTAAAAGAAGTTACAAGCAAACCCAACAAAGTTTAGGTGATGATCATCTTGGTCCttggcattttgtttttttggtgaaagtcatatatacatatatgtatatatatgtatatatatatatatatatatatatatatatatatatatatatatatatatataatttttttttaaatttaaaaaaaaaatcagaatcagctttactggCCTCACATGTATTTCAGAGAAGTatgtgtgaaaacaaaataaaaaatcccaAAAAGATAGTTTTGATGGTTTTATTAATAatagacataaaaaaaagtctttacaaATTTACAGTATAAAACCAAACTTGTCAAAATACAGCCGCTGTGAGACATCTGAAAGCACATTTATACCAGAACATGTGATTAGGCACTAACAGTGTGAGGACTGGAATCGTCCTACTCCCTTCCAGGTACAACAGTTGTTCCATTTACtatttgaatttcttttttttttttttttttttttagttttgtcttgttgtgttttttgttttttttttgtccccttttttccatgttttgtgttatgtgtttatttttttgttttgtattgttgtgtcttgtttgttgtttatcccccccccccccccccgttttttcctgttttatggcATAAATTTAATGAACAAACGTagcaaacaatcaaacaaataaactgtaaaaaaacaaacaaacagaaaaaacagaaaaaagtataTAATAAAGAACTGACATTTGTACGAAACTGCACCAATAGCTTTAACACTAAACAGCAGACAGAAAAACAGtataaggataaaaaaaaacaacaacataaaaacactaCATTATACGAGGACAATAGTGCATATAGTGCcaatatttttcactttttttcttttttcttttcttcttttctttttttttaattttatgatttttatctattttatttatttatttttttatttattatttatttattgtatttatttatttatttatttatttattctttcactTATTTAACTGAAATTCAAAGATTGTGATAAAAACTGAACGAAAAgccactttttcatcaaaatctcccgttaactgaacataaacccagtgtctccatccactgtcattcatccaactccatgggtttcgctggtgaatcaatgttgtagaagatgacggtgtttccacggtaactacggagcctctgaacatgacAAGAAGTTACCGACAAACGACAAAGCTCAGGTGATGCTAATAAAATTCCACCGTATTCCATGAATTGTTGCCAAAAACGAACCTAATCTTCTCCAGAAGCGTTAGACGAACTCATTGCCTGGGGTCAGTGGGGTAGAATAACCAGCGTGGTTTCCCCTCCTGAGCAATGAATATTCACCACAAACATGTTTTTAACACAACAATGGCACTAACAGTCACTAAAAGAACAGGTAATTATCTACCTGGTGTTTCTGTTGAACAAATGACCTGGACAAAAGGCCCATCTGCCGACAAACACCCCGACTGGAGGATCACTAATCGCACCTTGTCACATGTTTCATTCATTTCTCCGAGCTCAACAGGATGAAGTTACACACAACAGATTGTCTTTCCATTATGACACAGAAaacaagtgataaaaaaaaaagacaaacgctGGGAGTCACCAAGGGAGACGCAACCCCAACAATGTGTCCTGATGTTTGACCCATGAGTGACAGTGGTAACAAGCATTTAGACCAGGAGTGtccaagctcattttagttcagttccatattcagctacgtttgatctgcagtgggccggaccagaaaaataataacagaataacatgtaaataaggacaactccaaatttttgtctttgtttaagtgtaaaaaaaacaaacattaaattatgaaaatacttacttttataaactatccaaaaaacaaaaaacaaaaccctgaaaaaactgaaattaaattaaaaatgaaagaaaatttagtgcaattttaacaatattattcctcaacttatcattaccacatgtgcattatggatcaggtctacaaagacactaaacactgaggaacaggaagaaaaataagctcatattgagctgaattttctttagacatttcaggttgttcatatttgttcaggttattcacattttagtgttacaggatagtttggaaatgtaaatattttcataatttaatgttattttttgcacaaaaataaagaaaaaattaagttgttcattgtagattttttttggctgaattcaagattttttttacttaattgaagattttttttatta comes from Sphaeramia orbicularis chromosome 18, fSphaOr1.1, whole genome shotgun sequence and encodes:
- the LOC115438596 gene encoding LOW QUALITY PROTEIN: doublesex- and mab-3-related transcription factor A1-like (The sequence of the model RefSeq protein was modified relative to this genomic sequence to represent the inferred CDS: inserted 1 base in 1 codon; deleted 2 bases in 2 codons), whose amino-acid sequence is MDRIRPLGLGAQPVGALQVPASLLRPPPLFLRACNPTMERGYPRTPKCARCRNHGVVSALKGHKRFCRWRDCVCAKCTLIAERQRVMAAQVALRRQQAQEESEARELRLLYPDTGVPQGSPVGPGVAGAASNTAPGFDVFGAENPKDDDKLSKFNFYNGFMGRPLFAPHVTRLPSPSEKDLSPNKDNAASFTDDSISPSPMFDQGSDHTESPQRSLSSSDPESGSESEKPISYSSRDPRDPTDILARIFPHQNRDTLESMVRTCKGDIVKSIELVLSSKENQLDSSGLSPRPPVGSVGSKSAFSAVHMSPSPAGGDSLYGLSPRLGVGPLRLAYSSANAGMAGLMSPYMSSGLMPVFPLRXPLDSYPFPGVIRDLSYLQNKDSLCTTGLYARLSPDK